The window CTCGTGAATGTAGGGGCCATCGATCCCATCTTGAATGTGTACTGCTGCGGCGCCTGGACGCGGCTTCCTCCAATTGCGGCCTTGTCTGCGGCCAGCGATTGCGGCAGGTCTGCCGGGAAGATATACAGCTGTTCTTTCGGGAGCTTCGCGATATCGCTCGGTGACAGACGCGAATTTTTGGTCAGGATGTCTGGCGGAATGTGGGCAACAAACTCGGAGAGCAGGAAGGTATTGTCCTCTGAGAAATTCCCTTCATCAAATACCAACAGGAACTGGCAGCCGTCTTTCCCAAGCCCTTGAATCGAATGCGGATATCCGGCCGGGAAGAACCAAAGATCACCTGGGCCCACGTCATCGATGAACATGGTTCCATCCGGATTCAACACCGAGACGCGTGCAGTTCCATACTCCATAAACGCCCACTCGTTGGCTGTATGCCAGTGCAACTCGCGGAAGCTGCCCGAGGTCAGGCGCATGTTTACTCCGGCGAGATCTTTCGAAGTGGGAAGCTCTCTTTGGGTCACCTGATGTGTCCAACCGCCCTCTTCAACGCGCTTACGAGAAAGGTCAAAAGAGTACCAGACCGGGCCGATCTCGCCGTGGTCTGTCGGTGGAGGTGTATTGGTGTGCGGATTCTGTTTGAGCAGTACCCGATTTTCAGGCCCTGGATCGCTCGATGAATTGTCACCCTCTGCTTTGGCCGTGTCATCGCGCTGTTGCGCATTGGCCGTCAGACCCGCCATTGCAACTGTTGCCAGCGCGGCTGATCCAACTCCCAGGAAACTACGTCTCGACACTCCGTCGAGAAATGGCTTCTCTTCATTCTGATCGCTCATGTCTCTCTACTCCTTGTTTATTACAGTGTTTCGAAGTGCCGTTTAAGGCCGTTGCACTTTCAATTACGATTACAAAAGAGCAGCCATAGATTCGTCCAATCGTATTATTCGCATTCAATAATTAGATTTTGTTATTACAGAAAAAACGCATAGAAGGGCATGGCCAGGAAGAGACGCAGATCATAACTTGACTTATCGTTTTTGCATATAACTTAACTAATCGTCTTGCATACCTTGCGCGCAACAGAGACGAACGATTCGACAAGGGATGAGTTATTGCCTGCTCGTGTGGCAAGTGCGATCTCGGAATGTTCTGTTGATTTCGACAATGGCTTCATTACGATATTTCTCGACTGAGCACGAACCACGGATTGCGGCAGGATTGCAATGCCAGCGCCTGCCCCAACCAACGCAATCGCGGTGTACATCTCACCTGTTTCCTGAACAATATTCGGGCTGAAGCCTTCGCGGTTGCATATTTGCATAACGGAATCAAAGAAACCAGGCGCCCAGCGCCGGCCATATGCGACAAACGGCTCCTCCCGCAACTGCGCAGCGCGAAGCTGCTTCTCCTTGGCAAGCCGGTGTTCTTTCGGCAATATCACCACAAATTTCTCTCGATGGATGATGGTGATGCTCAACTGATCATTGGATAGGGGTAATCGTACAAACCCAATATCAAGGGTCTTCTCAAGCAACCCTTCTACCTGATTGGCAGTCTGTATATTGATCAGATCGAGAGCCACTTCAGGATGTTGTTTCCTGAACTCGATTACGATGCCGGGAACAATTTCGAGCGCCGCTGAAGAAACAAAGGCAATCTTGAGCCTTCCGAATTCGCCACGAGCTGCCTTTTGTGCACGATCCGCAGCTTGCCTGGCCCGGGCTAAAGTGGCTCTGGCCTCTTCAAGAAAGATCGTTCCAACATCGGTAAGCTTGACCGTTCGCCGGTTGCGCGCAAGCAGTTGGACGCCGAGTTCTTCCTCAAGTTTCTGGATCTGGCCAGTGAGTGCCGGTTGAGAGATGTGAAGCTGCACTGCTGCGCGCACAAAGCTCAATTGATCTGCCACGGCGACGAACGATGTCAGGTGCTTTAGCTCCACTGAATTCCTTATCTCGCAGCCCGCTATCCCCATCATAGTATCGGGCCTCAGACTCTGCGATGGTCAGGATCAGAACAGGCCGTCAGCACTAAAACAATTGCCCGGAAGTCAGCGCGAAGTAACCAATGAGGCGGGTTGCGCTCCGGCAGCAATCACAGGCTCACGAACCAGCGCCGCGGCCTGTTGCAGACTCAACCCGGAGGGCACGGGCGTAAAGCCGCCGCGAACCTCGCTCGTCTCGCGCGCGATGGTTTTGAACAGCATTGCGCGGCCAATCATGTGAACCTCCAGCCGCTGCGTCTTCCAATCGCCATTGCCGGAAGCGGAACTGCCCGCATTGACGTGGGTTCTCTCTAGCCGGAACCACCCGCCCTTGTACAGACGGCCCAGGAATCCATAGCCGAAGTCCACATTCTCCTGCAGCTTGCCATCGAGGCGCACCAGCCGCTTGTGATCCACGCTGATCCAGAGATCGCCAGTCATCGCGTGAAAAATGCGCGATTCAATCGAGTGCGCTGGATAGTCGGGATTGGGACGGAAGCGCATGTGATAACACGCGCATTCCGGCATCTGCGGACTCCTAGCTTCTTCCTCCGCAGGCTCATAGAGAAAGGCATCGGGAAGAAGCGCGAGGATGCGGCCAATGCGATGCTCGTCGTCTGAATATTCTTTGCGATGCTGTGCCTGCTCGCTCGGCGAAGTCAGCAAATGCTGCAGCCTGCGGTCTTCGTCCTCGCGGGCATCTTCCGAGAGAGGGTGGCCGTTGTTCAACTCCAGCCGTGCAACCGGACCATCTGGAGTCTCGACCGCTTCCTGCATTTGAGTCTCTTTGCTGGAATGCCGTTCGATCCAATAGCGCCAGTAGCCATGCGTGTCATGATCGTGAAGCTCGTTATAGACCACCTCGCGAACCAAATAAGCGGAATTCCCGTCCGCCTTCGCTCCCGCACTTCTGACCGCAAATGGGGACTCTCCGCCCGCCGTGATCGGGGCGAGCGCAAGCCCCAAAACCGCCGTCACACAACAGAATCCGATGAGCTTTCGTATTTTCACGATTGTCTCCAGTCGAAGTGGTGTTGGTTGAAGTGGCCTTACGTTTATTAGACTGCTGCAAATCAAGTAAAGGGTGTACGAAGCGGATGTGAATTGACAGAGAAAACCGGTACAAAGCCCAACAAAAGCCAAATCGGAGTTAATCGCGCGCCCTTCTGTCCCAATTTGGGCAGAAAATAGCCTTGAATTGATACACTGGCGGCATGATGGACGAAGTGGAATTTCGCAAGGCGGCCGATGCGGCCATTGAAGAACTCAAACAGGAACTCTACGCCTCCGAAGACGACGGCAACTTTGAAGTAGAAGAGCAGGCCGGCGCGCTTTATGTAATCTTCGAGGAACCCGAAGGCAAATTCGTGATCACACCTAATACTCCAGTGCAACAGATCTGGATCTCCGCCCGCAGCACCAGCTTCAAGCTGGATCTCACCACCGAAGGCTTTGTCCTGTCCAAGACGGGCGAGAAACTCGGCCCGCTGGTGAAGCGCCTGATTGAAGAGCACACTGCCTGATCTCGCCCCATTCAGCCAATACCCCATCCGATGAAGCTCTCCATAGCTATCCTGGCCTGCAACGAGGCGGCGAATCTTCGCCGTACACTCCCCAGCGTTGCCTGGGCCGACGAGCTGGTCCTGGTCGATTCCGGCTCTACGGACGATACGGTCGCCATTGCAAAGGAGTTCGGCGTCAAGGTCTTCATTGAGCCATGGAAAGGCTACGGGCCGCAGATGAACTCCGCCATCGACAAATGCACCTCACCCTGGGTCTTTTCGCTCGACGCGGACGAAGAGCTGACACCGGAGTTGCAGACCGAGATTCGGGCGCTGCTTGTAGGCGAGCCAAAGTTTGATGCCTACTGGGTGCCGCGCCGCAATCAGATATTCGGCCGCTGGATGCGCTACGGCGGGCAGTATCCCGACTATAAGCTGCGCCTGTTCCGCCAGGGAACGGCGCGCCTGCCCGAAGATACCGAACCGCACGCGACGCCTAAGTGGCCCGGGCCCAAGGGTAAGTTACGCGGCGACCTGCTGCATTACCAGTATCCGACCGTCGCGCTCTATGTCGAACATATGAACCGCTACAGCTCCGCCAGCGTCCCGCTCGTCCTGCGCAAAGACCGAAGCTGCCGCGGTCTCTTTGAATTCCTGGCCATGACGGTTGTGAATCCCGTACTTACCTTCGTGAAAAACTATTTCTTTCGGAGCGGCTTTCTGGATGGCCGCGAGGGGCTGCTTTTTCATCTCTATCACTCGGCTTACACGAGCTGGAAGTACGCCAAAGCCTGGGAATCCACCCGATCTTTGAAGTCAGATAGCCCACGCTAAAACCCCGTTTCTTCGAAATGTCAGTTTTCGGTACTTTCCTTCTGGAAAAGCCTTTTACTCCATACTTCAATTCTGTTACAAATTGACGGATGCCAAAGGTACCGTCAGATTCGAAGCCTGGCCATGTCAACCTGAAAATGCTGGCCGAGCATCTTCAGCTATCACAGACAACGATTTCGCTGGTCTTAAACAACTCTCCGTCTGCGAAATCGATTCCGCAGGAAACGCGCCAGCGCGTCCTGGACGCCGCCGAGAAGTTGAATTACCGGCCTAACTACTTCGCGCGGTCGCTACGCCAGAGCCGCAGTATGAGCGTCGGCGTGCTCGCGCCCGATCTCAGCGAAGGTTACTTTACCCGCGTAATGAGCGGCGTGGTCGAGGAACTGACACTGGCCAGGTACTTCTATTTCACCGCATGCCATGACTGGCGTCCCGAGTTGCTCGAAGAGTACCCGCGCATGCTGGTGGAACGCGCCGTAGACGGCTTTCTGCTCCTGAACACTCCAGCTGAGATCGACGTGCCGGTGCCTGTGGTGGCAATCTCGGCACACGGCTCCGAGGCAGGCGTGACGCATATCGTGCTTGACCATCTCAAGGCCGCCGAACTGGCCCTTGGTCATCTCTACGAGCTTGGCCACCGGCGCATTGCCTTCATGCGCGGACCGAAAGCCATCCCGGACTCGGACTTTCGCTGGGAAGGGATCGAGCAGGCCGCCCGGGCACTCGGATTGGAGCTGGACGCCAGCCTCGAAACCCGCATCGACGCCGGAAACGGCAACGGAAGCTGGAGCGAAAAGACCGGCCACCACCCCATGTCGCCCGAGATCGGCTACCTGCCGATGAAACAGTTGCTTGCAAGAACCCGCGCCTTCACCGCAGTCTTCTGCTTCAATGACATTGCCGCAATTGGCGCGATTCGCGCCCTCAGCGAGGCCGGATTGCGCGTCCCGGCCGATGTTTCCGTCGTCGGCTTCGACGATATTCAGTCCGCCGCTTTCTGCACGCCCAGCCTGACAACAGTTCGGCAACCACTGAACGAGATGGGCAAGCGCGGCGCGCGAATCCTGCTGGAGCGCATCGCCAACCCCGAAAAGACAGAACTCGCAGCCGAAGTGGTCATGGAGCCGGAGCTGGTTGTGCGGGAGTCGACCGGCCCGATCAAGGCATAGACGAAGTTCTGCAAAAACCGGAATATTCGAGTAGGATAGAATCCTATTCGGAGCGGATTTATGCGAACAACTCAGCAATTCAGCATTACGCTAACGAACGAAATGGCACAAATGGTCCGTGCCAAGGTCGAATCCGGCGAGTATGCGAGTGAGAGTGAAGTCATTCGCGATGGACTGCGGACCCTGCAACTCCATGAACGGGCGCTGGAAACCTGGCTTCGGGAGCAGGTTGCTCCGGCTTACGATGCGATCAAGGCCGATCCGTCCAGGGCTGTCTCGGCAGACAAGGTGCGCGCCTCGCTGGCTGCTGCCCGTAAATCGACACTGCGCGCCGGATGATCTATCGCGTTATCTATACGCCCGAGGCAGAGGCTCAGCTTGTAGCCCTCTATTTCTATATCGCCGCGGCAGCCTCGCCAGAGATTGCCGCTAAGTACACAGAAGATATCGTGAGCCAATGCGAGAGTCTCGCGACCTTTCCCCTGCGAGGCACGGTGCGAGAAGAGATTCGTCCAGGTTTGCGTACGATGGGCTATAAGAAGCGAGTTACAATCGCCTTCGATGCTACAGATGGCCAAGTGACTGTTTACGGAATCTTCTATGGCGGACAGGACTTTGAGACGGCATTGCGCGAATAGGTGCTCTTTGCTGCGACCTCAAGACCCTTCGCGTACTCGGATGGCGTCCATCAAACATAGGTAGACTTGCCCGCGTAGTGGATCGAATAAGATTCATATTGATCGCTGTCGTCGTATATCTCGAGCTGTGTGCCATTCTCAAAGCCCAGACATAATACGCTGCCCGCTGACATCTGCGACGAGACAATTGCTACATTGAGCAACTTCAGGAGGAAGTCGGCTTCTTCTCTGAAATCCTCAGATTTCTTGCACGCACCGTCCCCGTCTACGCATCCGATCGAGGACCAGATCGAGACCGTGGCCAAGGTATCTCCCTGAAAGTTAAGAATGAGATCATGCGGACCAAAGCAAGCCTGAATCAGTGTCTGGCCGACGAAGAAGCTAACATCGGTATCCGGGCTCAGTCCATGCATTCCGTATCCCTACTTCTCCAGCATCTGCAGGTCCAACGGCTTCTCCAGCAGCGCAGACATCTGACCAATCTCCTTCAACGCGCGTTTGAGCGACGAAGTCTTGCAAGGCTCAACCGTGACCACAAACGGCAATTTATCGAGCGAAAATCCCGGCTTCTGAAGGATAGCGTTCAAATTGATGTTCTCACGGGCCAGCGCTCCGGCAATGCCGGCCACGATGCCAGGCCGGTCGCTGACCGTGAATCGAATGTAGTGCGGCACTTCCAGCTCGGTGCCAACCGTGGCAGGCTTGCTGGGAATCGCTATCCGGCACGATCCCTGGGCCAGCCCGACCAGGTCGCTCACCACTGCGACCGCAGTGGGATGGCCGCCAGCGCCATGACCAGAGAAGACGACATCTCCGCCATAGTGGCCGGTGGTGACAACCATGTTTTCCGTTCCCCGCGACCAGGCCAGCGGTGAGGTCAGTGGCACCAGCATCGGCCGGACGGTCGCGGCCAGATGGCCATCGACGCGCTCCGCGCGGGCAATCTGCCGGATCGTGCAATTCAAATCCCGGGCATACGAGAAGTCGATAGCCGTAACTTCGGTAATCGGGCAAGCCAGAATATCTTCCGGATGCACCTGCGCCCGTAGCGCCAGACGGATCAGAATCGACAGTTTAGCCCGTGCATCGTATCCGGCCACGTCTTCCGTGGGATCGGCTTCGGCGTAGCCCAGCGCTTGTGCTTCGGCCAGCACAGCGCCGTATTCCGCGCCAGCCTCCATTTTGCTGAGAATGAAGTTGCATGTGCCGTTCAAGATTCCTTCCACACGATCCACGCGATCGCCGGCAAGACCGTGCTCCAGGCCTGGAATGACCGGAATGCCCCCGGCAACTGCGGCTCCGTAAAGCAAATGCAGGCCGTTGGCGGCGGCCATCGATTCAAGTTCGAGGCCGTGATAGGCGATCAACTTCTTGTTCGCGGTCACGACGCTTTTTCCGGATGTCAGGGCCTTGCGCACCCAGTCTCCGGCTGGCTGCAATCCGCCAGCGAGCTCGACGATGATGTCCGGGCCTCCCGGCGAACGCGCCAGGATGGATTCCGTATCCTCGGTCCAGGTGACCGAAGCCGGAACCCAGTCAACTCGCTTGCGGTCGACATTGCGATTGACGATGTGCGTCAGTTCCAGGCCAGCCGGGGCCGATTCAACAAGGATGCGGGCCACCGAACTGCCAACGGTGCCAAAGCCGAAGATGGCGACGCGGAGCGGACGGGAAGAGTTTGTCGGAAACGAAGACGAAACGGACGCGGAGCTTTGAGACACGGAGACTTCCTCTTGTTTGAAACTCTTGTTTACTGCATAAGGGTACGAAACCAAGGCGCGAAGGATTACGGGAATTCGCGTTTTTCCGATAATACCTGAGGCGATGCCTCCGGGAATGCGGCTCGTGTACGATAAAGTCGGATGCGACGGACTCTTTCCATTTTAATGCTGCTGGTTCTCGGATTGGGACAGGCAGCTCCCGCAAGCATACTGGCGTCTGGCCTGATGTCCGGTCCGGCTTCAGTATGGTCCGGCAAGGTGGATGAATCGCGCCTGCCCGCTTGCTGCCGTCGCAATGGCAAGCATCATTGCGCCATGGACTCGGAAGCGTCACAGGCGGTTGACTCCAGCGGCGAGACGACGATTTCCGCTCTGGACTCATGCCCGTTCATGCCCCACGCGTTGACTTCGACCGCTCCATCGGTCATGGCAATCGCGGCTTCGGCGGCCAATTCATCGGCCCTCGCGTCCGAGCTACGCGTCGAGCACGGCGTCGTCACAGCAGCTCAAATGAGCGAACGCCGCAGCTGGTCTCAGCGCGGACCGCCCGAAGCGCAAATCCTCTAAAATTCCCATCTTCAATTCCACTCCGGGCCTGATCACCGGGGGAAGCCGTGCGATTCAAGACGCGGCTAACAGCGGCACGACTGATAGCCAATATCGGCCTGCCGGGCGCGAGTGCATCTACTAACTCGCATTCCTGTTTCATTTTTGGAGTTTGTATGCGTTTACGTACTTTAATTACTGTGGCCTTCCTGTCGTTATGGGCAGCTTTTGGATCGATTCCGAGCCTGGCTACAGTATT is drawn from Acidicapsa acidisoli and contains these coding sequences:
- a CDS encoding cupin domain-containing protein; translation: MSDQNEEKPFLDGVSRRSFLGVGSAALATVAMAGLTANAQQRDDTAKAEGDNSSSDPGPENRVLLKQNPHTNTPPPTDHGEIGPVWYSFDLSRKRVEEGGWTHQVTQRELPTSKDLAGVNMRLTSGSFRELHWHTANEWAFMEYGTARVSVLNPDGTMFIDDVGPGDLWFFPAGYPHSIQGLGKDGCQFLLVFDEGNFSEDNTFLLSEFVAHIPPDILTKNSRLSPSDIAKLPKEQLYIFPADLPQSLAADKAAIGGSRVQAPQQYTFKMGSMAPTFTSAGGEVRVVDSSNFPASTTVAAGLVRLKPGGMRELHWHPNATEWQFWLSGKGRMTIVMPEGRARTMDFNANDVGFVPAVAGHYIENTGTEDLVFLEMFKAPRFLDISLNNWIRRMPPEMATSHLNLDAETLKKIPSEKQAVIAG
- a CDS encoding LysR family transcriptional regulator, coding for MELKHLTSFVAVADQLSFVRAAVQLHISQPALTGQIQKLEEELGVQLLARNRRTVKLTDVGTIFLEEARATLARARQAADRAQKAARGEFGRLKIAFVSSAALEIVPGIVIEFRKQHPEVALDLINIQTANQVEGLLEKTLDIGFVRLPLSNDQLSITIIHREKFVVILPKEHRLAKEKQLRAAQLREEPFVAYGRRWAPGFFDSVMQICNREGFSPNIVQETGEMYTAIALVGAGAGIAILPQSVVRAQSRNIVMKPLSKSTEHSEIALATRAGNNSSLVESFVSVARKVCKTIS
- the cyaY gene encoding iron donor protein CyaY, translating into MMDEVEFRKAADAAIEELKQELYASEDDGNFEVEEQAGALYVIFEEPEGKFVITPNTPVQQIWISARSTSFKLDLTTEGFVLSKTGEKLGPLVKRLIEEHTA
- a CDS encoding glycosyltransferase family 2 protein, coding for MKLSIAILACNEAANLRRTLPSVAWADELVLVDSGSTDDTVAIAKEFGVKVFIEPWKGYGPQMNSAIDKCTSPWVFSLDADEELTPELQTEIRALLVGEPKFDAYWVPRRNQIFGRWMRYGGQYPDYKLRLFRQGTARLPEDTEPHATPKWPGPKGKLRGDLLHYQYPTVALYVEHMNRYSSASVPLVLRKDRSCRGLFEFLAMTVVNPVLTFVKNYFFRSGFLDGREGLLFHLYHSAYTSWKYAKAWESTRSLKSDSPR
- a CDS encoding LacI family DNA-binding transcriptional regulator, producing MPKVPSDSKPGHVNLKMLAEHLQLSQTTISLVLNNSPSAKSIPQETRQRVLDAAEKLNYRPNYFARSLRQSRSMSVGVLAPDLSEGYFTRVMSGVVEELTLARYFYFTACHDWRPELLEEYPRMLVERAVDGFLLLNTPAEIDVPVPVVAISAHGSEAGVTHIVLDHLKAAELALGHLYELGHRRIAFMRGPKAIPDSDFRWEGIEQAARALGLELDASLETRIDAGNGNGSWSEKTGHHPMSPEIGYLPMKQLLARTRAFTAVFCFNDIAAIGAIRALSEAGLRVPADVSVVGFDDIQSAAFCTPSLTTVRQPLNEMGKRGARILLERIANPEKTELAAEVVMEPELVVRESTGPIKA
- a CDS encoding type II toxin-antitoxin system ParD family antitoxin; the encoded protein is MRTTQQFSITLTNEMAQMVRAKVESGEYASESEVIRDGLRTLQLHERALETWLREQVAPAYDAIKADPSRAVSADKVRASLAAARKSTLRAG
- a CDS encoding type II toxin-antitoxin system RelE/ParE family toxin, encoding MIYRVIYTPEAEAQLVALYFYIAAAASPEIAAKYTEDIVSQCESLATFPLRGTVREEIRPGLRTMGYKKRVTIAFDATDGQVTVYGIFYGGQDFETALRE
- a CDS encoding homoserine dehydrogenase, whose translation is MSQSSASVSSSFPTNSSRPLRVAIFGFGTVGSSVARILVESAPAGLELTHIVNRNVDRKRVDWVPASVTWTEDTESILARSPGGPDIIVELAGGLQPAGDWVRKALTSGKSVVTANKKLIAYHGLELESMAAANGLHLLYGAAVAGGIPVIPGLEHGLAGDRVDRVEGILNGTCNFILSKMEAGAEYGAVLAEAQALGYAEADPTEDVAGYDARAKLSILIRLALRAQVHPEDILACPITEVTAIDFSYARDLNCTIRQIARAERVDGHLAATVRPMLVPLTSPLAWSRGTENMVVTTGHYGGDVVFSGHGAGGHPTAVAVVSDLVGLAQGSCRIAIPSKPATVGTELEVPHYIRFTVSDRPGIVAGIAGALARENINLNAILQKPGFSLDKLPFVVTVEPCKTSSLKRALKEIGQMSALLEKPLDLQMLEK